In the Pseudonocardia cypriaca genome, one interval contains:
- a CDS encoding Hsp70 family protein — MSYLLGIDLGTTRTAAAIGRLDARPGEAEIVNLGDRASAVPSVLYLGDDGSVVVGEAAERRALSSPDHVVREFKRRIGDPTPIIVGGRPWAPEDLSARLVRWVVDRVAQREAAPAARIAVTLPASWGPHKTERLGGALAGQGLQVSYLAEPQAAALHYASAERVEPGSTIAVYDFGGGTFDAAIVHKDGHTFKLLGRPEGVDRLGGIDFDEIVFQHVVAGMPEAFEGLDEDDPAVLSAIAALRRECVEAKEALSSDTEVSIPVLTPKGQGSVRMHRSEFEAAIRPQVEDTIDALQRAVASAGLAPQQLSAVLLVGGSSRIPLVGQLVSELLGRPVSVDADPKNAIAMGAVLSLQPAPPTSTGPRPRVPAPRSGGSARRPIAAAAAGAPPLGVGGGPQGPYGPPVGYGPGPMGGAASSSLPPHRPAPPPRPPVAPPPRPATPSYAPDFDDEPPFEPRYEYAPEPRGKSPSFLVTAGAVAASAAVVAAVFLWPHPDVRPANAETPRTPATTQQVSEPTPTPTPRPAPVEEPPATRPAQPAPQPPRVTVQPTTPAPTQPPATTTEAPEPTTEPTEEPPTGEPSVEPTEPQGDGGSQTAEATPL; from the coding sequence ATGAGCTACCTGCTCGGCATCGATCTGGGTACCACGCGGACGGCCGCCGCGATCGGCAGGCTCGACGCGCGCCCCGGCGAGGCCGAGATCGTCAACCTCGGCGACCGGGCCAGCGCCGTGCCCTCGGTCCTCTACCTCGGCGACGACGGCAGCGTGGTCGTCGGTGAGGCCGCGGAGCGCCGGGCGCTGAGCTCCCCCGACCACGTGGTCCGCGAGTTCAAGCGGCGCATCGGCGACCCGACACCGATCATCGTCGGTGGCCGGCCGTGGGCCCCCGAGGACCTCTCGGCCCGGCTGGTGCGCTGGGTGGTCGACCGCGTCGCACAGCGCGAGGCCGCTCCCGCCGCGCGGATCGCCGTCACGCTCCCCGCCTCGTGGGGCCCGCACAAGACCGAACGGCTCGGTGGCGCGCTCGCCGGGCAGGGCCTGCAGGTGTCCTACCTCGCGGAGCCGCAGGCCGCTGCGCTGCACTACGCATCGGCCGAACGGGTGGAACCGGGCTCGACCATCGCCGTCTACGACTTCGGCGGCGGCACCTTCGACGCGGCCATCGTCCACAAGGACGGGCACACCTTCAAGCTGCTCGGCCGGCCGGAGGGCGTCGACCGCCTCGGCGGCATCGACTTCGACGAGATCGTCTTCCAGCACGTCGTCGCCGGGATGCCCGAGGCGTTCGAGGGGCTCGACGAGGACGACCCCGCCGTGCTGTCGGCGATCGCGGCGCTCCGGCGCGAGTGCGTCGAGGCGAAGGAGGCGCTGAGCAGCGACACCGAGGTGTCGATCCCGGTGCTGACGCCCAAGGGGCAGGGCTCGGTGCGGATGCACCGCAGCGAGTTCGAGGCGGCCATCCGCCCGCAGGTCGAGGACACCATCGACGCGTTGCAGCGCGCGGTGGCGTCGGCGGGGCTGGCGCCGCAGCAGCTGTCGGCGGTGCTGCTGGTCGGTGGCTCGTCCCGCATCCCGCTCGTCGGGCAGCTCGTCTCGGAGCTGCTGGGCCGCCCCGTCAGCGTCGACGCCGACCCGAAGAACGCCATCGCGATGGGTGCCGTCCTGTCGCTGCAGCCGGCGCCGCCGACCAGCACCGGGCCCCGGCCACGGGTGCCGGCGCCGCGCTCGGGCGGCTCGGCCAGGCGCCCCATCGCCGCGGCCGCTGCGGGTGCGCCGCCGCTCGGCGTGGGTGGCGGTCCGCAGGGCCCGTACGGGCCGCCGGTCGGGTACGGTCCCGGCCCGATGGGCGGCGCAGCCAGCTCGAGCCTTCCGCCGCACCGGCCGGCACCGCCGCCGCGACCGCCGGTGGCGCCGCCGCCCCGCCCGGCCACCCCGTCCTACGCTCCCGACTTCGACGACGAGCCGCCGTTCGAACCGCGGTACGAGTACGCGCCCGAGCCTCGCGGCAAGTCCCCGTCGTTCCTGGTGACGGCCGGGGCGGTCGCGGCGTCCGCCGCCGTTGTGGCCGCGGTGTTCCTGTGGCCACACCCCGACGTGCGGCCGGCCAACGCAGAGACCCCGCGCACCCCCGCAACCACGCAGCAGGTCAGCGAGCCGACCCCCACCCCGACTCCGCGGCCCGCCCCGGTCGAGGAGCCCCCGGCCACGCGCCCGGCTCAGCCCGCGCCCCAGCCGCCGAGGGTCACGGTGCAGCCGACCACCCCCGCTCCCACGCAACCTCCGGCGACGACCACGGAAGCGCCGGAGCCGACGACCGAGCCGACCGAGGAACCCCCGACGGGCGAACCGTCGGTGGAGCCCACCGAGCCCCAGGGCGACGGCGGCAGCCAGACCGCCGAGGCCACCCCGCTCTGA
- the gltX gene encoding glutamate--tRNA ligase produces MTAGNDVRVRFCPSPTGTPHVGLIRTALFNWAHARHNGGTFVFRIEDTDARRDSVESYEALLDALRWLGLDWDEGPEVGGPHGPYRQSERRDSYRNALGLLVQAGEVYESYSTPEEIEARHRAAGRDPKLGYDNADRDHTEEQKAAFRAEGRSPVFRLRMPDRDISFDDLVRGPVTFKAGTVPDFVLARGDGTPLYPFTNPLDDALMGITDVLRGEDLLPSTPRQIALLEALQRVGIGNGPFRYGHLPLVTGEGNRKLSKRDPQSNLFLYRERGFVPEGLLNYLALLGWSIAEDRDVFTMAEMVEAFDITRVSSNAARFDLKKAEAINAAHLRALPVEEFARRVEPYLEAEGVITGTPTEEQRALLAAAAPLVQERSVVLSDAARMLRFLFVPEEGFAPDADAAEKNLGADAAPVLEAALTGLDAVPEWSTEQIEGALKAALVDGLGLKPRKAFAPVRVAVSGRTVSPPLYESMELLGRERSLARLRAGLERAASLG; encoded by the coding sequence ATGACTGCAGGCAACGACGTCCGGGTGCGCTTCTGCCCGTCGCCGACGGGCACCCCGCACGTCGGACTGATCCGCACCGCCCTGTTCAACTGGGCCCACGCCCGCCACAACGGCGGCACCTTCGTGTTCCGCATCGAGGACACCGACGCCCGCCGCGACTCCGTCGAGTCGTACGAGGCGCTGCTCGACGCCCTGCGCTGGCTCGGCCTCGACTGGGACGAGGGTCCCGAGGTCGGGGGCCCGCACGGGCCCTACCGGCAGAGCGAGCGCCGCGACTCCTACCGCAACGCCCTCGGGCTCCTCGTGCAGGCGGGCGAGGTCTACGAGTCGTACTCGACGCCGGAGGAGATCGAGGCGCGGCACCGGGCCGCCGGTCGCGACCCCAAGCTCGGCTACGACAACGCCGACCGCGACCACACCGAGGAGCAGAAGGCCGCGTTCCGGGCCGAAGGGCGCTCGCCGGTGTTCCGGCTGCGGATGCCCGACCGCGACATCTCGTTCGACGACCTCGTCCGCGGCCCCGTCACGTTCAAGGCGGGCACGGTGCCCGACTTCGTGCTCGCCCGGGGCGACGGCACCCCGCTCTACCCGTTCACGAACCCGCTCGACGACGCGCTCATGGGCATCACCGACGTCCTGCGCGGCGAGGACCTCCTCCCGTCGACCCCTCGCCAGATCGCGCTGCTCGAAGCGCTGCAGCGGGTGGGCATCGGGAACGGGCCTTTCCGCTACGGGCACCTCCCGCTGGTCACGGGCGAGGGCAACCGCAAGCTGTCCAAGCGCGACCCGCAGTCGAACCTGTTCCTCTACCGCGAACGCGGATTCGTGCCCGAGGGGCTGCTGAACTACCTCGCGTTGCTCGGCTGGTCGATAGCCGAGGACCGCGATGTGTTCACGATGGCCGAGATGGTCGAGGCGTTCGACATCACACGCGTATCGAGCAATGCAGCACGCTTCGATCTCAAGAAGGCCGAGGCTATCAATGCGGCGCACCTGCGGGCGCTGCCCGTGGAGGAGTTCGCGCGGCGGGTCGAGCCGTACCTCGAGGCCGAAGGTGTGATCACCGGCACGCCGACGGAGGAGCAGCGCGCGCTTCTCGCCGCGGCCGCGCCGCTGGTGCAGGAGCGCAGCGTCGTGCTGTCCGACGCCGCGCGCATGCTGCGCTTCCTGTTCGTGCCAGAGGAGGGCTTCGCCCCCGACGCCGACGCGGCCGAGAAGAACCTCGGCGCCGACGCCGCCCCCGTGCTCGAAGCGGCCCTGACCGGCCTCGATGCCGTTCCCGAGTGGTCCACCGAGCAGATCGAGGGCGCCCTCAAGGCGGCGCTCGTGGACGGGCTCGGCCTCAAGCCGCGCAAGGCGTTCGCACCCGTGCGGGTCGCCGTGAGCGGGCGCACCGTGTCGCCGCCGCTCTACGAGTCCATGGAACTCCTGGGCCGCGAGCGCTCCCTCGCCCGACTGAGGGCCGGTTTGGAGCGCGCTGCGAGCCTCGGCTAG
- a CDS encoding IclR family transcriptional regulator, which yields MRQHSGIGVLDKAVGVLRATAAEPCGLAELCERTGLPRATAHRLAVGLEVHGLLHRGADGRWRPGPALAELAAGGVDPLLEAAGAVLPRLRDITGESVQLYRRDGIHRVCIAAAEPASGLRDTVPVGTRLPMTAGSGAKVLAAWAEPPVQRAVLAESTFSDRVLVDVRRRGWAQSVAERESGVASVSAPVRDGTGQVVAAVSVSGPVDRIGRRPGVRWAADLLAAAEALQHRL from the coding sequence GTGAGACAGCATAGCGGCATCGGCGTGCTCGACAAGGCCGTGGGGGTGCTGCGGGCCACCGCGGCCGAGCCCTGCGGCCTCGCTGAACTGTGTGAGCGCACCGGGCTGCCCCGGGCCACGGCCCACCGGCTCGCCGTCGGTCTGGAGGTGCACGGTCTCCTGCACCGCGGCGCCGACGGCCGCTGGCGGCCGGGCCCCGCCCTCGCCGAGCTCGCCGCGGGGGGCGTGGACCCGCTGCTCGAGGCGGCGGGCGCCGTGCTGCCCCGGCTGCGCGACATCACCGGCGAGAGCGTGCAGCTCTACCGCCGCGACGGGATCCACCGCGTCTGCATCGCCGCCGCCGAGCCCGCCAGCGGCCTGCGCGACACCGTTCCGGTCGGCACGCGCCTGCCGATGACCGCCGGCTCCGGCGCGAAGGTCCTCGCCGCGTGGGCCGAGCCCCCCGTCCAGCGCGCCGTGCTCGCGGAGTCGACGTTCAGCGACCGCGTGCTGGTCGACGTGCGCAGGCGCGGGTGGGCGCAGAGCGTGGCCGAGCGCGAGTCCGGCGTCGCGAGCGTGTCGGCACCGGTCCGCGACGGCACCGGACAGGTCGTCGCCGCCGTCTCGGTGTCCGGTCCGGTCGACCGCATCGGCAGGCGCCCCGGCGTCCGGTGGGCCGCCGACCTGCTCGCCGCGGCGGAGGCGCTGCAGCACCGCCTCTAG
- a CDS encoding FAD-dependent oxidoreductase: MLSTGRTTCLVVGGGPAGLILGLLMARAGIETTVLEKHADFLRDFRGDTVHASTLTLLDELGLGERFAALPQRRVDRAQVQLDVGIAQIADLTRLPGAHQHIALVPQWDFLDLVADAAEEEPTFTLRRNAEAVGLLHDGGRVSGVRYRDRTDGSEHEIRASLTVACDGRGSAVRAAAGLTPRSFGVPIDVWWFRLPRRESDPAGGVGRVSAGEFAVMIDRGDYWQCAFLIAKGADAAMRAAGLGRFRERIAALLPWMADRLDALESLDDVKLLDVKLERLRTWHRDGLLLIGDAAHAMSPVGGVGINLAVADAVAAARLLAPALRSGGIVPRSVLRKVQRRRWWPTALIQGGQRLAHRAVLGERAATASTPVTGTGPVGLADGTVPLAPASALPPLLGLLRRFPVLQGVPARLIAIGPLPEHAPEWARRVPEPAPQPGSAGSAAGGRHGHGQRQ, encoded by the coding sequence ATGTTGAGCACCGGGCGCACGACCTGCCTCGTCGTCGGCGGAGGGCCTGCGGGCCTGATCCTCGGCCTGCTCATGGCGCGGGCCGGCATCGAGACCACCGTTCTCGAGAAGCACGCCGACTTCCTGCGCGACTTCCGCGGCGACACCGTGCACGCCTCCACGCTCACCCTGCTCGACGAGCTCGGCCTCGGCGAGCGGTTCGCCGCCCTCCCCCAGCGGCGGGTGGACCGGGCGCAGGTGCAGCTCGACGTGGGCATCGCGCAGATCGCGGACCTCACCCGGCTCCCCGGCGCCCACCAGCACATCGCACTGGTGCCGCAGTGGGACTTCCTCGACCTCGTGGCCGACGCCGCCGAGGAGGAACCCACCTTCACCCTGCGGCGCAACGCCGAGGCGGTCGGGCTGCTGCACGACGGTGGCCGTGTCAGCGGGGTGCGCTACCGGGACCGGACCGACGGCTCGGAGCACGAGATCCGGGCGAGCCTGACGGTCGCCTGCGACGGACGGGGGTCGGCGGTGCGCGCGGCCGCCGGGTTGACCCCGCGTTCGTTCGGGGTGCCGATCGACGTGTGGTGGTTCCGGCTGCCGCGGCGCGAGTCGGACCCGGCCGGCGGGGTCGGCCGGGTCAGCGCGGGCGAGTTCGCGGTCATGATCGACCGCGGTGACTACTGGCAATGCGCGTTCCTCATCGCCAAGGGCGCCGACGCCGCGATGCGCGCGGCCGGTCTCGGCCGGTTCCGCGAGCGCATCGCGGCCCTGCTGCCGTGGATGGCCGACCGGCTCGACGCGCTGGAGTCCCTCGACGACGTGAAACTGCTGGACGTGAAGCTGGAGCGGCTGCGCACCTGGCACCGCGACGGCCTGCTGCTGATCGGCGACGCCGCGCACGCGATGTCCCCGGTCGGCGGCGTGGGCATCAACCTCGCCGTCGCCGACGCGGTGGCGGCCGCCCGGCTGCTCGCGCCGGCACTGCGCTCCGGCGGCATCGTGCCGCGCTCGGTGCTGCGCAAGGTCCAGCGCCGCCGGTGGTGGCCGACAGCGCTGATCCAGGGCGGCCAGCGCCTCGCCCACCGGGCCGTGCTCGGCGAGCGCGCGGCCACCGCGAGCACGCCGGTGACCGGCACCGGACCGGTCGGGCTGGCAGACGGCACCGTGCCGCTGGCCCCGGCATCGGCGCTCCCGCCACTCCTGGGCCTGCTCCGCCGGTTCCCGGTGCTGCAGGGCGTGCCCGCGCGGCTCATCGCGATCGGCCCGCTGCCCGAGCACGCCCCCGAGTGGGCCCGCCGCGTCCCGGAACCCGCCCCGCAGCCAGGTTCAGCTGGGAGTGCGGCGGGCGGCCGTCACGGGCACGGCCAGCGCCAGTAG
- a CDS encoding AAA family ATPase: protein MTVHESERTRITRLGAPGRTVIRKEPLGPDAERRLRHESAMLERLRGVPGVAQLVSCPKGEGAFLLADVGGTSLAERPMPMAPDELVALASGLARAVAGMHRRGVMHRDITPANIVVAPDGTPHLVDFALATSLAELRPEFTHHSRIVGTLAYLAPEQTGRTGRAVDQRADLYALGATLYELATGEPPFGTGDPLRLTHDHLARVPVPPAEVRPALPGAFSEVVLHLLEKEPDDRYQSAEGLVHDLERLQAGAARLRAGERDVPLRLPPPSRLVGRDHEVAELQAAFGDALEGRCRGVLVSGPAGAGKTALVDQLRSAVTGRDGWFVAGKFDQYRRDLEFNAGYLALRALGRLLLPEPESVLTDVRARLTEELGPNAGLVTAMLPEFAALMATPPDPGDPLSSQARSQRAAVAVLRAVASRGRPLVVFLDDMQWGERSTLGFADLVLTEERIEGLLLVGAYREEAVDAAHPLAPLLSRWQEQDDVRRLRLDALGVPESVALVAEMLHVDRDAAADLVELIGPQTRGNPYEIVELLNALHRAGVLAATASGWRWDERAVRARLDRVELGGLLAARAQALPRPSRELVEAMACLGGRAELTVLQAATGAPAAVVEERMAPALEEGVLVAETGVRDAVRFRHDRMREAVLAGLGTGRGVLHLAMARRLARERELYAAAAEQYLPVIDAVTDPTERRDVVRLLRRAAEPAALIGDHELVHQLLTAALALVDPGDAATLVELHTGRHRALFGMGRLDEADEAFRSIDGLEPTAADRGLATAVQVRSLTHRKRFAEAASLGVGSLRELGVTVPPATQLAAELDRQFDDFYRWLDAEADDVARPAITDVRLLAATHVLNALLPTTYYSDHAMFGWLSLEAVRIWQRHGPDPGLVGPASIAAFNAIALRGDTAAGHRAVLRVLALGEARGYEPGTSQARYVYACLAWWCEPIENGVRAGQRATEGLVAGDDLANAGYSLYATVPNLLDCAPSVDAFVAEVEVGLAFVRRTGSEEIGPWLGSYAWLARVLRGETADPVPVEGFADNPVALLVAHLTRAIAAAVLGEPAWLGEHAAAAMPLLPAALGLYPTAVAHLLRGLGLAAQVRAAGEDERTSLLSELDDVTQWLGARAADAPDNFLHMLRLVEAERAWVVGDFRTAAVAFDAARREAALRQRPWHRALIAERTARFFLEHGLEHTAYDLLAQARAQYAAWGATAKAEQLDWAYPALRPPADLPHRRATMTAGTLDLLGILSASRALSSETSVERLHARVVEVLSAMTGATEVHLLLWSGDRDDWVLPADGDRRSLPMSVLRYARRLREPLVVTDATRDDRFARDPYFAGLDRCSLLALPVLGRGALRAVLLLENRLIRGAFTTDRLDAVTLVAGQLAVSLDNAQLYTELSASRARIVAASDEERRRIERDLHDGAQQRLVSLVLHLDAARAAVPPELDALDGQLRQALDEARGAADELREIARGIHPAILADGGLGPALKALARRSPLPVDVTVRATGRLSGQVELSAYYVVAEALTNAVKHARATSVTIEVEVDPDGAVLRIAVNDDGVGGAEPDRGTGLVGIKDRVEALGGRVILDSPRGAGTGLRAEIPLTAVGGSVTSS, encoded by the coding sequence GTGACCGTGCACGAGAGCGAGCGCACCCGCATCACCAGGCTCGGCGCCCCGGGGCGGACCGTCATCCGCAAGGAGCCACTGGGACCGGACGCCGAGCGCCGGCTGCGCCACGAGTCGGCGATGCTCGAGCGGTTACGGGGCGTGCCGGGCGTGGCACAGCTCGTGAGCTGTCCGAAGGGCGAGGGTGCATTTCTGCTCGCCGACGTCGGCGGCACGAGCCTCGCGGAACGGCCGATGCCCATGGCCCCGGACGAGCTGGTCGCGCTGGCGTCCGGGCTGGCGCGTGCCGTGGCCGGCATGCACCGCCGGGGCGTGATGCACCGGGACATCACCCCGGCGAACATCGTCGTCGCGCCCGACGGCACCCCGCACCTGGTGGACTTCGCCCTGGCCACGTCGCTCGCCGAGCTCCGGCCCGAGTTCACCCACCACAGCCGGATCGTGGGAACGCTGGCGTACCTGGCGCCCGAGCAGACCGGGCGCACCGGCCGTGCGGTCGACCAGCGCGCCGACCTGTACGCGCTGGGCGCCACCCTCTACGAGCTGGCGACCGGCGAGCCGCCGTTCGGCACCGGTGACCCGCTGCGGCTCACCCACGACCACCTGGCACGCGTGCCGGTGCCGCCGGCCGAGGTGAGGCCGGCCCTACCGGGCGCGTTCTCCGAGGTCGTCCTGCACCTGCTCGAGAAGGAGCCCGACGACCGCTACCAGTCGGCCGAGGGCCTGGTCCACGACCTGGAACGGTTGCAGGCGGGAGCGGCTCGGCTGCGGGCCGGCGAGCGCGACGTCCCGCTCCGGCTGCCACCACCGTCACGGCTGGTGGGCCGCGACCACGAGGTGGCGGAGCTGCAGGCGGCGTTCGGCGACGCGCTGGAAGGCCGCTGCCGGGGCGTGCTGGTCAGCGGCCCCGCAGGTGCGGGGAAGACGGCGCTGGTCGACCAGCTGCGGTCCGCCGTGACCGGGCGCGACGGGTGGTTCGTCGCCGGCAAGTTCGACCAGTACCGGCGGGACCTCGAGTTCAACGCCGGCTACCTGGCGCTCCGGGCGCTGGGCCGGCTGCTGCTGCCCGAGCCGGAGAGCGTGCTGACCGACGTCCGCGCCCGGCTGACCGAGGAGCTCGGTCCGAACGCAGGCCTGGTCACCGCGATGCTGCCGGAGTTCGCCGCGCTGATGGCGACCCCTCCCGATCCGGGCGACCCGCTGTCCTCGCAGGCCCGGTCGCAACGTGCGGCTGTCGCCGTGCTGCGGGCGGTGGCGTCGCGGGGCCGCCCCCTCGTGGTGTTCCTCGACGACATGCAATGGGGCGAGCGCAGCACTCTCGGCTTCGCCGACCTCGTGCTGACCGAGGAGCGGATCGAGGGTCTGCTGCTGGTCGGCGCGTACCGCGAGGAGGCGGTCGACGCGGCGCATCCGCTGGCACCGCTGCTGTCCCGGTGGCAGGAGCAGGACGACGTGCGGCGGCTGCGGCTGGACGCCCTCGGCGTGCCGGAGTCGGTCGCGCTGGTCGCCGAGATGCTGCACGTGGACCGGGACGCGGCGGCCGACCTCGTCGAGCTGATCGGCCCGCAGACGCGGGGCAACCCCTACGAGATCGTGGAGCTGCTCAACGCGCTGCACCGCGCCGGGGTGCTCGCGGCGACGGCATCGGGGTGGCGGTGGGACGAGCGCGCCGTACGCGCACGCCTGGACCGGGTCGAGCTCGGCGGGCTGCTGGCCGCCCGTGCCCAGGCGCTCCCCCGGCCGTCCCGGGAACTGGTCGAGGCGATGGCCTGCCTCGGCGGGCGAGCGGAGCTGACCGTCCTGCAGGCCGCGACGGGCGCTCCCGCGGCCGTGGTGGAGGAACGCATGGCGCCCGCCCTCGAGGAGGGCGTCCTGGTGGCGGAGACCGGCGTGCGCGATGCGGTGCGGTTCCGCCACGACCGCATGCGCGAGGCGGTGCTGGCCGGGTTGGGGACCGGGAGAGGCGTCCTCCACCTGGCGATGGCACGCCGGCTCGCCCGGGAACGGGAGCTGTACGCGGCGGCCGCGGAACAGTACCTCCCGGTGATCGACGCCGTCACCGACCCGACGGAGCGGCGCGACGTGGTTCGGCTGCTGAGACGGGCGGCCGAGCCGGCAGCGCTGATCGGGGACCACGAGCTGGTGCACCAGCTCCTGACGGCCGCGCTGGCCCTGGTCGATCCCGGCGATGCCGCCACGCTCGTCGAGCTGCACACCGGCCGCCACCGCGCGTTGTTCGGCATGGGCCGCCTCGACGAGGCGGACGAGGCGTTCCGCTCGATCGACGGGTTGGAACCCACCGCGGCCGATCGCGGGCTCGCGACGGCGGTGCAGGTGAGGAGCCTGACCCATCGGAAGCGCTTCGCGGAGGCCGCGTCACTCGGCGTCGGGTCGCTGCGCGAGCTGGGGGTCACCGTGCCGCCGGCCACCCAGCTCGCAGCCGAGCTCGACCGCCAGTTCGACGACTTCTACCGGTGGCTGGACGCCGAGGCCGACGACGTGGCCCGTCCGGCCATCACCGACGTGAGGCTGCTCGCCGCCACCCACGTGCTCAACGCGCTGCTGCCCACCACCTACTACAGCGACCACGCGATGTTCGGATGGCTGAGCCTCGAGGCGGTGCGGATCTGGCAGCGGCACGGCCCCGATCCCGGGCTGGTCGGTCCGGCGAGCATCGCTGCCTTCAACGCCATCGCGCTGCGCGGGGACACCGCTGCCGGCCACCGGGCCGTCCTGCGGGTCCTGGCACTGGGGGAAGCGCGTGGCTACGAGCCCGGCACCTCGCAGGCGCGCTACGTGTACGCGTGCCTCGCCTGGTGGTGCGAGCCGATCGAGAACGGCGTCCGCGCCGGTCAGCGCGCCACGGAAGGGCTGGTCGCCGGCGACGACCTCGCCAACGCCGGCTACTCCCTCTACGCGACCGTGCCGAACCTGCTGGACTGCGCGCCGTCGGTGGACGCGTTCGTCGCGGAGGTGGAGGTCGGGCTGGCGTTCGTGCGCCGGACCGGCAGCGAGGAGATCGGCCCGTGGCTCGGCAGCTATGCGTGGCTGGCCCGCGTGCTGCGGGGGGAAACCGCCGACCCGGTTCCCGTCGAGGGGTTCGCCGACAACCCGGTCGCGCTTCTCGTCGCGCACCTGACCAGGGCGATCGCCGCGGCCGTCCTCGGCGAGCCGGCGTGGTTGGGCGAGCACGCCGCGGCTGCGATGCCGCTGCTGCCGGCCGCGCTCGGTCTCTACCCGACCGCCGTGGCCCACCTGCTGCGCGGGCTCGGCCTGGCCGCTCAGGTCCGCGCCGCAGGCGAGGACGAGCGCACCAGCCTGCTGTCCGAGCTCGACGACGTGACGCAGTGGCTCGGCGCCCGCGCCGCTGACGCCCCCGACAACTTCCTGCACATGCTGCGGCTGGTCGAGGCGGAGCGGGCGTGGGTGGTGGGCGACTTCCGGACCGCAGCCGTCGCCTTCGACGCCGCGCGCCGCGAGGCCGCACTGCGGCAACGGCCGTGGCACCGCGCCCTCATCGCCGAACGAACCGCCCGGTTCTTCCTCGAGCACGGGCTCGAGCACACCGCCTACGACCTGCTCGCCCAGGCCAGGGCGCAGTACGCCGCGTGGGGTGCCACCGCCAAGGCCGAACAGCTGGACTGGGCCTACCCCGCCCTTCGTCCGCCCGCCGACCTGCCGCACCGCCGGGCCACGATGACGGCCGGCACGCTCGACCTGCTCGGCATCCTGTCCGCGTCACGGGCCTTGAGCTCCGAGACCAGCGTCGAACGCCTGCACGCGCGCGTGGTCGAGGTGCTCAGCGCGATGACCGGCGCCACGGAGGTCCACCTGCTGCTGTGGAGCGGTGACCGTGACGACTGGGTCCTGCCCGCCGACGGCGACCGCCGGTCGCTCCCGATGTCCGTCCTCCGGTACGCCCGGCGGCTGCGCGAGCCGCTCGTCGTCACCGACGCCACCCGCGACGACCGGTTCGCCCGCGACCCCTACTTCGCCGGGCTCGACCGCTGCTCGTTGCTCGCGCTGCCCGTCCTCGGCCGGGGAGCCCTCCGGGCGGTGCTGCTGCTGGAGAACCGCCTCATCCGCGGCGCATTCACCACCGACCGGCTCGATGCCGTCACGCTCGTCGCGGGCCAGCTCGCCGTCTCCCTCGACAACGCCCAGCTGTACACCGAGCTCAGCGCGTCACGGGCGCGGATCGTCGCCGCGTCCGACGAGGAACGCCGTCGGATCGAACGGGACCTGCACGACGGCGCGCAGCAGCGGCTGGTCTCGCTCGTACTCCACCTGGACGCGGCGCGGGCCGCGGTGCCACCCGAGCTCGACGCGCTCGACGGGCAGCTGCGCCAAGCCCTCGATGAGGCGAGGGGGGCAGCGGACGAGCTGCGTGAGATCGCCCGCGGCATCCACCCGGCGATCCTGGCGGACGGCGGTCTCGGCCCCGCGCTCAAGGCGCTCGCGCGCCGATCGCCGCTCCCCGTCGACGTCACCGTCCGCGCGACGGGGCGGCTGTCCGGACAGGTCGAGCTCAGCGCCTACTACGTCGTCGCCGAGGCCCTCACCAACGCGGTCAAGCACGCACGCGCCACGTCGGTCACGATCGAGGTGGAGGTGGACCCCGACGGTGCGGTCCTGCGCATCGCGGTGAACGACGACGGCGTCGGCGGCGCCGAACCCGACCGGGGCACCGGTCTGGTCGGCATCAAGGACCGCGTGGAGGCGCTCGGCGGCCGGGTCATCCTGGACAGCCCCCGCGGGGCCGGCACCGGTTTGCGGGCCGAGATACCGCTCACCGCGGTGGGCGGCTCCGTCACCTCCAGCTAG
- a CDS encoding DUF899 family protein — MTSTHENRPIQHEASAASAVPPIVDRGAWQAARDELLVREKAHTREGDAIAAARRLLPMMEVDATITVVGPDGPATLLDLFDGREELIVYKHMWHLGEPFENQCEGCTLTYFAVQNPAYLHARGVSFAVFAKAPYPDLAAFVDFMGYPHHWYSVADVEDDIVSGDDFGTWVCLLRHGERVFLTNTVTGRGCEATMPALALLDMTARGRVEAWQDYPEGWPEGKNPGWFWRSHEDGIGNNWTGGRPTVQWTRPGVGAVTSEPPRHH, encoded by the coding sequence ATGACCAGCACCCACGAGAACCGCCCGATCCAGCACGAGGCGTCGGCCGCGTCCGCCGTCCCCCCGATCGTTGACAGGGGGGCCTGGCAGGCCGCCCGCGACGAGCTACTGGTGCGCGAGAAGGCGCACACCCGCGAGGGCGACGCGATCGCCGCGGCCCGCCGTCTGCTCCCGATGATGGAGGTCGACGCAACCATCACCGTCGTCGGGCCGGACGGGCCGGCGACCCTCCTCGACCTGTTCGATGGCCGCGAGGAGCTCATCGTCTACAAGCACATGTGGCACCTGGGCGAGCCGTTCGAGAACCAGTGCGAGGGCTGCACCCTGACCTACTTCGCCGTGCAGAACCCGGCTTACCTCCACGCGCGGGGCGTCTCGTTCGCCGTCTTCGCCAAGGCGCCTTACCCGGACCTCGCGGCGTTCGTCGACTTCATGGGCTACCCCCACCACTGGTACTCCGTGGCCGACGTCGAGGACGACATCGTGAGCGGCGACGACTTCGGGACCTGGGTGTGCTTGCTGCGCCATGGCGAGCGGGTGTTCCTCACCAACACCGTCACCGGCAGGGGCTGCGAGGCGACGATGCCCGCGCTCGCCCTCCTCGACATGACCGCCCGCGGCCGCGTGGAAGCCTGGCAGGACTACCCCGAGGGCTGGCCCGAAGGCAAGAACCCGGGCTGGTTCTGGCGCAGCCACGAGGACGGCATCGGGAACAACTGGACCGGGGGGCGGCCCACCGTTCAGTGGACCCGTCCCGGCGTCGGAGCGGTGACGTCCGAGCCCCCCCGTCACCACTGA